In Natronococcus occultus SP4, the following proteins share a genomic window:
- a CDS encoding aldehyde ferredoxin oxidoreductase family protein, whose translation MKHVHGPLCSIDLDDRSSSTEDVDDVLESFIGGRAVGTKLAHDRIPFDADPLGADNRLYLATGPLQHSTMSFTGRMSATAVSPLTGGLLSSNAGGFLSRNFTATGYSALEVTGASDELVIVHVTDGVDESHSSGSETSSRPRVEFEKVPELEEATVSETCEYIEDEHGLESEHTVVVGPAGENEVRFASIMTSKERAFGRGGLGAVLGSKNVKAITFDGDSTREVEIPPLQMEVHGEAAQSDHIMKRQGTSSMTEFANTVEALPTRYFSERSFEGAEGVSGDRVEEKKYKKGTCSACAFACKLPTRDEESGLETEGPEYETVMAFGPNSGVDDIVDVMQSNKLCDELGLDTISCGDTIAAYLASEDEFGNADLIHELVEKIAYREDVGDDLAEGIDRVHDELGVDNWTVKGLEFPAHDGRTLNGQGLAFATSNRGADHMYAEFYPYEYPLVDSEKAFEKEGLDDKPPKVIELENVNAIKDSAVLCKFSRDFVDEDRLATLLDADYEDLLAVGGQVVALERHFNNQRGFDREDDALPYELPDFEDALSEYYAQRGWNDDGTVADDQLSAAPADD comes from the coding sequence ATGAAACACGTTCACGGACCATTGTGCTCGATCGATCTCGACGACCGCTCCTCGTCGACCGAGGACGTCGACGACGTCCTCGAGTCGTTCATCGGCGGGCGCGCGGTCGGGACGAAGCTGGCCCACGACCGCATCCCGTTTGACGCGGATCCGCTCGGGGCCGACAACCGGCTCTACCTCGCGACGGGACCGCTCCAGCACTCGACGATGAGCTTCACCGGGCGGATGTCCGCGACCGCGGTCTCGCCGCTGACCGGTGGCCTGCTGTCCTCGAACGCCGGCGGCTTCCTCTCGCGGAACTTCACCGCGACGGGGTACAGCGCCCTCGAGGTTACCGGCGCCAGCGACGAGCTCGTGATCGTCCACGTCACCGACGGGGTCGATGAGTCACACTCGTCGGGCAGCGAGACTTCGTCTCGCCCGCGCGTCGAGTTCGAGAAAGTACCGGAGCTCGAGGAAGCGACGGTCTCCGAGACCTGCGAGTACATCGAGGACGAACACGGCCTCGAGTCCGAACACACCGTCGTCGTCGGCCCCGCCGGCGAGAATGAGGTTCGGTTCGCCTCGATCATGACCTCGAAGGAGCGGGCGTTCGGCCGTGGCGGACTGGGTGCCGTTCTGGGTTCGAAGAACGTCAAGGCGATCACCTTCGACGGCGACTCGACCCGAGAAGTCGAGATCCCGCCACTGCAGATGGAGGTCCACGGCGAGGCCGCCCAGTCGGATCACATCATGAAACGACAGGGGACGTCCTCGATGACCGAGTTCGCGAACACCGTCGAGGCGCTGCCGACGCGGTACTTCTCCGAGCGCTCCTTCGAGGGCGCGGAGGGCGTCAGCGGCGACCGCGTCGAGGAGAAGAAGTACAAGAAAGGGACCTGCTCGGCCTGTGCGTTCGCCTGCAAGCTTCCCACCCGGGACGAGGAGTCGGGCCTCGAGACCGAGGGGCCCGAGTACGAGACCGTGATGGCGTTCGGGCCGAACTCGGGGGTCGACGACATCGTCGACGTCATGCAGTCGAACAAGCTCTGTGACGAGCTCGGACTGGACACGATCTCCTGTGGCGACACGATCGCTGCGTACCTCGCGAGCGAGGACGAGTTCGGCAACGCCGACCTGATCCACGAGCTCGTCGAGAAGATCGCCTACCGCGAGGACGTCGGCGACGACTTGGCGGAGGGGATCGACCGTGTCCACGACGAGCTGGGGGTCGACAACTGGACCGTCAAGGGCCTCGAGTTCCCCGCCCACGACGGGCGGACGCTGAACGGGCAGGGGCTTGCCTTCGCCACCTCCAACCGCGGCGCCGATCACATGTACGCCGAGTTCTACCCCTACGAGTACCCGCTGGTCGACTCCGAGAAGGCCTTCGAAAAGGAGGGGCTCGACGACAAGCCGCCGAAGGTGATCGAGCTCGAGAACGTCAACGCGATCAAGGACAGCGCCGTCCTCTGTAAGTTCTCGCGGGACTTCGTCGACGAGGACCGACTCGCGACCCTGCTCGACGCCGACTACGAGGACTTACTGGCGGTCGGCGGGCAGGTCGTCGCGCTCGAGCGCCACTTCAACAACCAGCGCGGCTTCGACCGAGAGGACGACGCCTTGCCCTACGAGCTGCCCGACTTCGAGGACGCACTCTCGGAGTACTACGCACAGCGGGGCTGGAACGACGACGGAACGGTTGCGGACGACCAGCTGAGCGCCGCGCCCGCCGACGACTGA
- a CDS encoding MFS transporter: MKRATVWTVAIFLFVLGDAMAMQARGPILSSLEATFGVSEAALGLVAPAGTAGFAVAAVATGLLAGRLRMRWALFAGVAGVICALVAMAAAPVYAVFLLALLAQGGAAGVFRGVDRAALSHIHSANRGRVYIAYALAWAVGAVLGPQLVTVVLAVADWRAVFLVLAGLFVPVAVVAARTELPSMGAERSISVDALRALLGRPAVVGATVGILFTGAVEGIVFTWLVYYAEGFYGTGMASLLLSTYLLAYIPARTGYTLLVDRVPYLLLMLVATVPAIPAFAVAFSGITGPVLFAAVFVAGAGLSSCFPALSAYAVEAAPEYSGPINALTTGATYVGIAVSPAVVGILAEVYGLNRAIWLVIGFAVLLSSTIAATWLWTGTPEAPTVDAAT, translated from the coding sequence ATGAAGCGAGCGACGGTCTGGACGGTCGCGATCTTCCTGTTCGTCCTCGGGGACGCGATGGCGATGCAGGCGCGGGGACCGATCCTCTCGAGCCTGGAGGCGACGTTCGGGGTCTCGGAGGCCGCGCTCGGACTGGTAGCGCCGGCCGGCACCGCGGGCTTTGCCGTCGCCGCCGTCGCGACGGGGTTGCTCGCGGGACGGCTCCGGATGCGGTGGGCGCTGTTCGCGGGCGTCGCGGGCGTGATCTGTGCGCTGGTCGCGATGGCGGCCGCGCCCGTCTACGCCGTCTTCCTGCTCGCGTTGCTGGCCCAGGGCGGCGCCGCGGGCGTCTTTCGCGGCGTCGATCGGGCGGCCCTGAGCCACATCCACTCGGCTAACCGCGGGCGAGTCTACATCGCCTACGCGCTTGCCTGGGCCGTCGGCGCCGTGCTCGGGCCGCAGCTGGTCACCGTCGTCCTCGCGGTCGCGGACTGGCGGGCCGTCTTCCTCGTTCTCGCCGGGCTCTTCGTTCCGGTCGCGGTCGTCGCCGCCCGGACCGAACTCCCCTCGATGGGGGCCGAGCGATCGATCTCGGTCGACGCGCTCCGCGCGCTGCTCGGTCGCCCCGCCGTCGTCGGCGCTACCGTCGGAATCCTGTTTACCGGCGCCGTCGAGGGGATCGTCTTCACCTGGCTCGTCTACTACGCCGAGGGGTTCTACGGGACGGGCATGGCAAGCTTGCTGCTGTCGACGTACCTGCTCGCGTACATCCCCGCTCGAACGGGGTACACGCTGCTCGTGGATCGTGTCCCCTACCTCCTGTTGATGCTGGTCGCGACCGTCCCGGCGATCCCGGCCTTCGCGGTCGCGTTCTCCGGGATCACCGGCCCCGTCCTCTTCGCGGCCGTCTTCGTCGCGGGCGCCGGGCTCTCGAGCTGTTTCCCCGCGCTGTCGGCTTACGCGGTCGAAGCGGCCCCCGAGTACAGCGGTCCGATCAACGCCCTTACGACCGGAGCGACCTACGTCGGGATCGCAGTCTCGCCGGCCGTCGTCGGCATCCTAGCGGAGGTCTACGGCCTGAACCGGGCGATCTGGCTCGTGATCGGGTTCGCAGTGTTGCTCTCGTCGACGATCGCGGCGACGTGGCTCTGGACGGGAACGCCGGAGGCGCCGACCGTCGACGCCGCCACCTGA
- a CDS encoding ethanolamine ammonia-lyase subunit EutB — protein MAVKTTTPDTGDRFDSVVEVLAKANEPKTGDELAGVAADSDAERVAAKRALAGMRLKTLRENPAVPADEDEVTRVIQESVREPVYDEIREWTVADLREYLVATDTGEREIAAIRPGLTSEMIAAVTKLMSNLDLALVTSRMEVPARCNTTVGERGTLSFRLQPNDPADDVANIIDATREGLSYGVGDAVIGVNPVQDGVETTTRILEATHEFIEEWAVPTQNCCLSHVTTQMDAIREGAPADLVFQSLAGTEAGNDEFGVDVDLLDEAHELAQRRCTSSGPNVLYFETGQGAELSGDAHEGVDQLTLEARCYGLAKRYDPFLVNTVVGFIGPEYLYDGRQVTRAGLEDVFMGQLHGIPMGIDACYTNHMQADQNDIENLAVVLAAAGANYFITVPMGDDVMLNYQSNSYHDAPALRELFDRDPAPAFREWLEEMGIRRDGRLTDRAGDPTIFT, from the coding sequence ATGGCAGTCAAAACCACGACGCCCGACACGGGGGATCGCTTCGACTCCGTCGTCGAGGTACTGGCCAAGGCGAACGAACCCAAGACCGGCGACGAGCTGGCCGGAGTCGCGGCCGACTCGGACGCCGAGCGGGTCGCCGCCAAGCGAGCCCTCGCCGGAATGCGACTCAAGACGCTGCGGGAGAATCCCGCCGTCCCCGCCGACGAGGACGAGGTGACCCGGGTCATCCAGGAGTCGGTCCGGGAACCGGTCTACGACGAGATCCGCGAGTGGACCGTCGCCGACCTGCGGGAGTACCTTGTCGCCACCGACACGGGCGAGCGGGAGATCGCCGCGATCCGACCCGGGCTCACAAGCGAGATGATCGCCGCGGTGACGAAGCTCATGTCGAACCTCGACCTGGCGCTTGTCACCTCCCGGATGGAGGTACCTGCGCGCTGTAACACGACGGTCGGCGAGCGGGGCACCCTCTCCTTTCGACTGCAGCCCAACGACCCCGCCGACGACGTCGCGAACATCATCGACGCGACCCGGGAGGGACTGTCCTACGGCGTCGGCGACGCCGTGATCGGCGTCAACCCGGTTCAGGACGGCGTCGAGACGACGACGCGGATCTTGGAGGCGACCCACGAGTTCATCGAGGAGTGGGCGGTTCCGACCCAGAACTGCTGTCTCTCCCACGTCACCACCCAGATGGACGCCATCCGCGAGGGCGCCCCCGCGGACCTCGTCTTTCAGAGCCTCGCGGGTACCGAGGCCGGCAACGACGAGTTCGGCGTCGACGTCGACCTGCTCGACGAGGCCCACGAGCTCGCACAACGTCGGTGTACGTCCTCGGGCCCGAACGTGCTGTACTTCGAGACCGGACAGGGCGCCGAACTGTCGGGCGACGCCCACGAAGGGGTCGACCAGCTCACCCTCGAGGCGCGCTGTTACGGCCTCGCGAAGCGGTACGACCCCTTTCTCGTCAACACCGTCGTTGGCTTCATCGGCCCGGAGTACCTCTACGACGGCCGCCAGGTGACCCGCGCCGGCCTCGAGGACGTGTTCATGGGCCAGCTCCACGGGATCCCGATGGGGATCGACGCCTGCTACACGAACCACATGCAGGCTGACCAGAACGACATCGAGAACCTCGCCGTGGTGCTCGCGGCGGCGGGGGCGAACTACTTCATCACGGTCCCGATGGGCGACGACGTCATGCTGAACTACCAGTCCAACAGCTACCACGACGCCCCCGCCCTCCGGGAGCTGTTCGACCGCGACCCGGCGCCCGCCTTCCGCGAGTGGCTCGAGGAGATGGGAATCCGGCGGGACGGCCGGCTCACCGACCGTGCGGGCGATCCAACGATCTTCACGTAA
- the eutC gene encoding ethanolamine ammonia-lyase subunit EutC, whose protein sequence is MASDANSDADGPEPTADRDAEIETEVGDDDDQDGPDEDALRRIADRTPTRLGVGRSGPRPTTESLLAFRADHAVARDAVHSRVDDELLAELELVELRTRVEDADQYLARPDLGRELDAESRERLREECEPEPEVQLIVSDGLSSTAVEANVPELLPILRDGLADRGISVGSPVFVEFGRVDVMDAIGEELGADCCVILIGERPGLGSAESLSAYLVYGPERGTATSKKSVVSNVHDGGLPPVEAGAELVELIEDTLAAEASGIDLREDDREFRES, encoded by the coding sequence ATGGCATCCGACGCGAACTCCGACGCCGACGGACCCGAACCGACCGCAGACCGCGACGCCGAGATCGAGACCGAGGTTGGCGATGACGACGACCAGGACGGTCCGGACGAAGACGCGCTCCGGCGAATCGCCGACCGTACGCCGACCCGTCTCGGCGTCGGTCGCTCCGGTCCGCGGCCGACGACCGAATCGCTGCTGGCGTTCCGAGCCGACCACGCGGTCGCCCGCGACGCGGTCCACTCCCGGGTGGACGACGAGCTGCTCGCGGAGCTCGAACTCGTCGAACTCCGGACGCGGGTCGAGGACGCCGACCAGTACCTCGCCCGCCCCGACCTCGGCCGGGAGCTCGACGCGGAGAGCCGTGAGCGACTCCGAGAAGAGTGCGAGCCCGAACCCGAGGTCCAGCTGATCGTCAGCGACGGGCTCTCCTCGACGGCCGTCGAGGCGAACGTCCCCGAGCTACTGCCGATCCTCCGGGACGGGCTCGCGGACCGCGGGATCTCGGTTGGCTCCCCGGTGTTCGTCGAATTCGGCCGCGTCGACGTGATGGACGCGATCGGCGAGGAGCTCGGCGCCGACTGCTGTGTGATCCTCATCGGCGAGCGACCCGGGCTCGGCAGCGCCGAGAGCCTGAGCGCGTACCTCGTCTACGGCCCCGAGCGCGGAACGGCGACCTCGAAGAAATCGGTCGTCTCGAACGTCCACGACGGCGGGCTGCCGCCGGTCGAGGCCGGCGCCGAACTCGTCGAGCTGATCGAGGACACCCTCGCGGCCGAGGCCAGCGGGATCGACCTCCGCGAGGACGATCGCGAGTTCCGGGAGTCCTGA
- a CDS encoding ethanolamine ammonia-lyase reactivating factor EutA produces MTNRSERLTSVGIDVGTTTTHTVVSRLLVETPPGGAASPEIADREIVYRGAVRETPLVDPETIDIEAVATHVAADLEAASVDPDTIDTGAVIVTGETARRENAEPLVHRIATDAGRFVAATAGAELEAVLAGRGSGAAARAAATGETVANVDVGGGTTNVAIFEGRSTDGRERDGARVRETRCLDVGGRLVRFDEDGRLSSISPPVRLLADALELPLSVGDRPDGETLSALAAAMADRIVDLLEGPPFDPLTCELAVGDLPSDPVSLGGVVFSGGVGRLVGSPPSEPFAYGDLGGPLAAALRDHERVRSWPIREPAEDLRATVVGAGTESTTLSGRTISLEDALLPLRNVPVADAGDLSELDGDALREPLEDAVARLRELHDLADLDGVALSIPAVGPLEYERLGVVADVLATAVDSLPPSLPVLVVTRQNCAKALGQLLRRRTDRPLVVLDELRPRGGDYLDVGTPIAGHRSVPVVVKALAF; encoded by the coding sequence GTGACCAACCGCTCGGAACGGCTCACCAGCGTCGGGATCGACGTCGGGACGACGACGACGCATACGGTCGTCAGCCGCTTACTCGTCGAGACACCTCCAGGGGGTGCCGCGAGCCCCGAGATCGCCGACCGCGAGATCGTCTACCGCGGTGCGGTCCGCGAGACGCCGCTGGTCGATCCCGAGACGATCGATATCGAGGCGGTCGCCACACACGTCGCGGCCGACCTCGAGGCGGCGAGTGTCGACCCCGACACCATCGACACCGGCGCGGTGATCGTCACCGGCGAGACCGCCCGCCGGGAGAACGCCGAGCCGCTCGTCCACCGGATCGCCACCGACGCGGGACGGTTCGTCGCGGCGACGGCCGGCGCAGAGCTCGAGGCCGTCCTCGCAGGTCGGGGCTCCGGCGCGGCGGCTCGCGCCGCAGCGACGGGCGAGACCGTCGCTAACGTCGACGTCGGCGGGGGGACGACCAACGTCGCGATCTTCGAGGGGCGATCGACCGATGGACGCGAGCGGGACGGTGCTCGGGTCCGGGAGACGCGCTGTCTCGACGTCGGCGGGCGACTCGTCCGGTTCGACGAGGACGGACGCCTCAGTTCGATCTCGCCACCAGTACGGCTGCTCGCGGACGCGCTCGAGCTGCCGCTTTCGGTCGGCGACCGACCCGACGGAGAGACGCTCTCTGCGCTCGCGGCGGCGATGGCCGACCGTATCGTCGACCTGCTGGAGGGACCGCCGTTCGATCCCCTCACGTGCGAGCTGGCGGTCGGCGATCTGCCGTCGGACCCCGTGTCTCTCGGCGGGGTCGTCTTCAGCGGTGGCGTTGGCCGTCTCGTCGGTTCGCCGCCGTCCGAGCCGTTCGCCTACGGCGACCTCGGCGGCCCGCTCGCGGCTGCGCTTCGTGACCACGAGCGGGTCCGATCCTGGCCCATCCGCGAGCCCGCAGAGGACTTGCGGGCGACCGTCGTCGGCGCCGGCACCGAGTCGACGACGCTCAGCGGGCGCACGATCTCGCTCGAGGACGCCCTGCTCCCGCTCAGAAACGTTCCGGTCGCCGACGCCGGCGACCTCTCGGAACTCGACGGGGACGCCCTCCGTGAGCCCCTCGAGGACGCGGTCGCGCGGCTCCGGGAGCTCCACGACCTCGCCGATCTCGACGGCGTCGCCCTCTCGATCCCGGCCGTCGGCCCGCTCGAGTACGAACGCCTCGGAGTGGTCGCGGACGTCCTCGCGACGGCCGTCGACTCGCTTCCGCCGTCGCTTCCGGTCCTCGTCGTGACGCGACAGAACTGCGCGAAGGCGCTCGGCCAGCTCCTCCGTCGGCGAACCGATCGGCCCCTGGTCGTGCTCGACGAGCTCCGTCCTCGGGGCGGCGACTACCTCGACGTCGGGACGCCGATCGCGGGCCACCGGAGCGTTCCCGTCGTCGTCAAGGCGCTGGCGTTCTGA
- a CDS encoding thiolase family protein, with the protein MSQTPVVAKAVRTPQGKEDGAFADVRSEDLSVPLIDEILTETGLSGDEIDDLMWGCAQQRGEQGNNLARVIALLSELGEDVPATTINRWCASSMQAVISASDAIAAGNRDAIIAGGVENMSRVAMGENTHNVHPRMAELYNIGELQMGMTAEKVAEEYDVSRERQDEYAARSQQRAAEATEEGRFDDEIVPIETDDGTVDEDEGIRPGTTAEKLAELPTVFKSDGTVTPGNASQISDGASAVLVTSEAFAEEHDLEILAEVGTNNVAGVDPTVMGIGPVPATEGLLERNGREIEDYDLVELNEAFASQSIYSREQLGIDPEKFNVNGGAIAIGHPLGASGARLPVTLIHELKKRGGGRGLATLCVGFGQGAAIEFEVN; encoded by the coding sequence ATGTCACAGACACCGGTCGTCGCCAAGGCGGTACGAACCCCCCAGGGGAAAGAGGACGGCGCCTTCGCGGACGTGCGCAGCGAGGACCTCTCGGTCCCGCTGATCGACGAGATCCTCACGGAGACCGGCCTCTCCGGCGATGAGATCGACGATCTGATGTGGGGGTGTGCCCAGCAGCGCGGCGAGCAGGGCAACAACCTGGCCCGCGTGATCGCGCTGCTGTCCGAGCTGGGCGAGGACGTCCCCGCGACGACGATCAACCGCTGGTGTGCGTCCTCGATGCAGGCGGTAATCTCGGCGTCGGACGCCATCGCCGCGGGCAACCGCGACGCGATCATCGCCGGCGGGGTCGAGAACATGTCCCGCGTGGCGATGGGCGAGAACACTCACAACGTCCACCCGCGGATGGCCGAGCTGTACAACATCGGCGAGCTCCAGATGGGGATGACCGCCGAGAAGGTCGCCGAGGAGTACGACGTCAGCCGCGAACGGCAGGACGAGTACGCCGCCCGGAGCCAGCAACGCGCGGCCGAGGCGACCGAAGAGGGTCGTTTCGACGACGAGATCGTCCCCATCGAGACCGACGACGGCACAGTCGACGAAGACGAGGGCATTCGGCCGGGGACGACGGCGGAGAAGCTCGCCGAGCTACCGACCGTCTTCAAGTCCGACGGCACCGTCACGCCGGGCAACGCCTCCCAGATCTCCGACGGCGCCTCGGCCGTGCTGGTCACCAGCGAGGCCTTCGCCGAGGAACACGACCTCGAGATTCTCGCCGAGGTCGGCACGAACAACGTCGCGGGCGTCGATCCCACGGTGATGGGGATCGGCCCGGTGCCGGCGACCGAGGGGCTGCTCGAGCGCAACGGCCGCGAGATCGAGGACTACGACCTGGTCGAGCTCAACGAGGCCTTTGCCAGCCAGTCGATCTACTCCCGCGAGCAGCTCGGAATCGACCCCGAGAAGTTCAACGTCAACGGCGGGGCGATCGCGATCGGCCACCCGCTCGGTGCCTCCGGCGCGCGCCTGCCCGTTACGCTGATCCACGAACTCAAAAAGCGCGGCGGCGGACGCGGCCTCGCGACGCTGTGTGTCGGCTTCGGACAGGGCGCGGCGATCGAGTTCGAGGTCAACTGA
- a CDS encoding DUF5806 family protein: MNDDGADAGLEAEDARTDGSDSDERDPANAGDAADTGDSGGGDPMPNVPDPKPEESDVPEDVRKYARFKKMDGAQYERVNEFLRDRTYITAREWAIARLCSDFRTETGVEMTKIGENLPELVPFMTDTYTPQAVNQARASFEEKVRMAGATFLYGAMCDFFTAEELDDVMYESTEVAKFLLEVEGVDLSVEEELEAEERISTVMREVREASEELREQEIDSDSDAE, translated from the coding sequence ATGAACGACGACGGTGCGGACGCCGGACTCGAGGCCGAGGACGCTCGGACCGACGGATCCGACAGCGATGAGCGCGATCCGGCCAACGCCGGAGACGCGGCCGATACCGGCGATTCCGGTGGCGGCGATCCGATGCCGAACGTCCCGGACCCCAAACCGGAGGAGAGCGACGTCCCCGAGGACGTCCGGAAGTACGCCCGGTTCAAGAAGATGGACGGCGCCCAGTACGAGCGGGTCAACGAGTTCCTGCGGGACCGAACGTACATCACGGCCCGCGAGTGGGCGATCGCCCGGCTCTGTTCGGACTTCCGGACCGAGACCGGCGTCGAGATGACCAAGATCGGCGAGAACCTGCCCGAGCTGGTTCCGTTTATGACCGACACCTACACGCCCCAGGCGGTCAATCAGGCTCGCGCGTCCTTCGAAGAAAAGGTCCGTATGGCGGGAGCGACCTTCCTCTACGGCGCGATGTGTGACTTCTTCACCGCCGAGGAGCTTGACGACGTGATGTACGAGTCGACGGAGGTCGCGAAGTTCCTGCTGGAAGTCGAGGGGGTCGACCTCTCGGTCGAGGAGGAACTCGAGGCCGAGGAGCGGATCTCGACGGTGATGCGGGAGGTACGGGAGGCCAGCGAGGAACTGCGCGAACAGGAGATCGACTCCGACTCGGACGCCGAGTGA
- a CDS encoding DUF7529 family protein: MSDEPNPTTTPEWEELLADADGIAAGYREQGWDVLVLEPIDVTPVERGDRSGLDVTIAESAYDRLEDVVGDEAVTVGDAEVYYRPSEGGDRRFALIVERDECSETAVLVPVTYVFPAARAVFEHALRESDLRVHVRPEAADEWIVFSHEEPSLFLEERDVRAWSDG, encoded by the coding sequence ATGAGCGACGAGCCGAACCCGACGACGACCCCCGAGTGGGAGGAGTTGCTCGCCGACGCCGACGGGATCGCCGCGGGGTACCGCGAGCAGGGGTGGGACGTCCTCGTCCTCGAGCCCATCGACGTGACCCCAGTCGAGCGCGGGGACCGATCCGGGCTCGACGTCACGATCGCCGAATCGGCGTACGACCGGCTCGAGGACGTCGTCGGCGACGAGGCGGTGACGGTCGGGGACGCGGAGGTGTACTACCGCCCCTCGGAGGGCGGCGATCGGCGGTTCGCGCTGATCGTCGAGCGCGATGAGTGCAGCGAGACGGCCGTCCTCGTCCCCGTCACGTACGTGTTTCCCGCTGCTCGGGCGGTCTTCGAGCACGCGCTTCGTGAATCCGATCTCCGGGTCCACGTCCGGCCGGAGGCTGCCGACGAGTGGATCGTCTTCTCCCACGAGGAGCCGTCGCTGTTCCTCGAGGAGCGCGACGTTCGGGCCTGGAGCGACGGCTGA
- a CDS encoding lipoyl protein ligase domain-containing protein, giving the protein MRVFRGRAGTIDADREVSERLLEDAADGEPAVRVWTPHRQVAFGRRDSRLDGYERAREAARERGFPPIERSVGGRAVAYDGETTLAFARAEPIEDFRRGTDERYERLTTDVARTLAELGVVLERGEPDASFCPGAHSLSTSDRGGLRKVAGIAQRVRQDAALVSGILVVDNRAELADVLEAVYGALGVAFDPDAVGSVARVSGEDDPTTIARVIEDGLVGDRNPEIVEVA; this is encoded by the coding sequence ATGCGCGTGTTCCGGGGCCGAGCGGGGACGATCGACGCCGACCGCGAGGTGAGCGAGCGCCTGCTCGAGGACGCCGCCGACGGCGAGCCCGCAGTCCGGGTCTGGACCCCCCACCGGCAGGTCGCTTTCGGGCGCCGGGATAGCCGACTCGACGGGTACGAGCGGGCCCGCGAGGCCGCCCGCGAACGCGGGTTTCCGCCAATCGAGCGCAGCGTGGGCGGGCGGGCCGTCGCCTACGACGGCGAGACGACGCTGGCCTTCGCCCGCGCCGAGCCGATCGAGGACTTTCGACGCGGCACCGACGAGCGCTACGAGCGCCTGACCACGGACGTGGCCCGCACGCTGGCGGAGCTAGGGGTCGTCCTCGAGCGCGGCGAGCCCGACGCGTCGTTCTGTCCGGGCGCCCACTCGCTGTCGACGTCGGACCGTGGGGGGCTCCGGAAGGTCGCCGGGATCGCCCAGCGGGTCCGCCAGGACGCGGCGCTGGTCTCGGGGATCCTCGTGGTCGACAACCGCGCGGAGCTTGCGGACGTCCTCGAGGCGGTCTACGGCGCGCTCGGGGTGGCGTTCGACCCCGACGCCGTCGGCAGCGTCGCCCGCGTGTCCGGCGAGGACGATCCGACCACGATCGCGCGAGTGATCGAGGACGGACTGGTCGGCGATCGAAACCCGGAGATCGTCGAGGTGGCATGA
- a CDS encoding DUF4385 domain-containing protein, with amino-acid sequence MTDDPGDDGPEYDVDFRDHPDAYEIGRGEEGVFKVEPYKSELLPLWSYADEESAEDAAEAIYERYEEYREDDDFPGMDMARKYLQMGYTRAMRYAKYPGGTKYDDDGTEREPEQWADEEKRRAALVFESYWERVREDETYREAKERHRE; translated from the coding sequence ATGACCGACGACCCTGGCGACGACGGCCCCGAGTACGACGTCGACTTCCGCGACCACCCCGACGCCTACGAGATCGGTCGCGGCGAGGAGGGCGTCTTCAAGGTCGAACCCTACAAGAGCGAACTACTCCCGCTGTGGTCGTACGCCGACGAGGAGAGCGCCGAGGACGCCGCCGAGGCGATCTACGAGCGCTACGAGGAGTACCGCGAGGACGACGACTTTCCGGGGATGGATATGGCCCGGAAGTACCTCCAGATGGGGTACACGCGGGCGATGCGCTACGCGAAGTACCCCGGTGGGACGAAGTACGACGACGACGGGACGGAACGCGAACCCGAACAGTGGGCCGACGAGGAGAAACGCCGGGCCGCGCTGGTCTTCGAGTCCTACTGGGAGCGGGTTCGCGAGGACGAGACCTACCGGGAGGCGAAGGAACGCCACCGGGAGTAG
- a CDS encoding PaaI family thioesterase, which yields MTDESPRSAEDIDDLARYLQHYIDENHEFLSWIGTSVEDVDNGTMTLSIPYDEKLTNTRPTAGPDQRPDIHGGIAATLIDTVGGFAIQTQLEDPLSTGVATINLNVNYLRPATGDLEATAEVVRAGSTVGVSEVTVESTTPDGETKAVATGQGSFRIFRDD from the coding sequence ATGACCGACGAGTCGCCGCGTTCGGCCGAGGATATCGACGACCTCGCCCGGTACCTCCAGCACTACATCGACGAGAACCACGAGTTCCTCTCCTGGATCGGCACCAGCGTCGAGGACGTCGACAACGGGACGATGACGCTGTCGATCCCCTACGACGAGAAGCTGACGAACACCCGGCCGACCGCGGGGCCCGACCAACGTCCGGACATCCACGGCGGCATCGCCGCGACGCTGATCGACACCGTCGGCGGCTTCGCGATCCAGACCCAGCTCGAGGACCCGCTCTCGACGGGCGTCGCGACGATCAACCTGAACGTCAACTACCTCCGGCCCGCCACGGGCGACCTCGAGGCGACCGCGGAGGTCGTCCGCGCGGGCTCGACGGTCGGAGTCAGCGAGGTCACCGTCGAGAGCACGACGCCGGACGGCGAGACGAAGGCCGTCGCGACGGGGCAGGGCTCGTTCCGGATCTTCCGGGACGACTAG